One genomic window of Pseudomonas chlororaphis subsp. piscium includes the following:
- a CDS encoding non-ribosomal peptide synthase/polyketide synthase has translation MNAEKSLKLASRFIELPLEKRRLFLDGLRAENIDFSLFPIPAGIAAEDRQALSYAQRRMWFLWQMDPHSGAYNLPGAVRLRGTLSLAALEQAFASLVARHETLRTVFKRHADERLEQVAVETAVPVEWVDLSALAPDAREQAVADEAQRQSLQPFDLGSGPLLRVKLLKLAAEEHVLLLTLHHIVSDGWSMNVLIDEFIRFYDAHERQEAPQLPALPIQYSDYALWQRRWLEAGEQARQLEYWQAQLGDEHPVLELPTDHPRPALPSYRGTRYDFAIEPALAEQLRATARQHNVTLFMLLLGAFNVLLHRYTGQGDIRIGVPIANRNRAEVEGLIGFFVNTQVLRTQLNGQTPVSELLQQVKEAALGAQVHQDLPFEQLVEALKLERSLSHTPLFQVMYNHQPQVADISAVSTASGLELGLVEWQSRTTQFDLTLDTFEKSGKLQAALTYANDLFDAATIERMAQHWTRLLQAMVADTAQRVGELPMLAAVEQQQLLLEWNQTEVRYPVERCLHQLIEEQVQRTPQASALVFAERELSYAQLDARANQLAHLLREQGVGPDVLVGICVERSIEMVVGLLAILKAGGAYVPLDPEYPLDRLAYMIEDSGIALLLTQSALLPVLPTEAVKVMILDQDQDWLDGYSEAPLAPASGPLNLAYVIYTSGSTGKPKGAGNSHAALVNRLCWMQDAYGLDGSDAVLQKTPFSFDVSVWEFFWPLLTGARLVVAAPGAHREPALLIETITKHGISTLHFVPSMLQAFIHEPGVQACASLKRIVCSGEALPLDAQQQVFAKLPAACLYNLYGPTEAAIDVTHWTCVDEGASSVPIGRPIANLRTYVLDAELSPVPAGVAGELYLGGAGLARSYHRRPGLTAERFVTSPFEAGTRLYRTGDRVRQRADGVIEYLGRLDHQVKLRGLRIELGEIETRLMQHPLVREAVVLVQGGKQLVGYLVLEDAAPAATWQQVLKAWLLDSLPEYMVPAYLMPLAKLPVTANGKLDRKALPLPEAASQQAFIAPEDATQKALAAIWCDVLGLEQVGLEDNFFELGGDSIISIQVVSRARQAGIRLSPRDLFQYQTVRSLALAAVFESQGVIDQGPASGELALTPVQHWFMEQPVPQRHHWNQSLLLQARQPLDGERLAQALTRLAAHHDALRLRVRQTESGWQQAYAEAVDELLWQRDAANAEQLSELCEAAQRSLDLEQGPLLRGLLVNLADDSQRLLLVIHHWAVDGVSWRVLLEDLQQLYTQPEQALALHTSSYQAWSAHLQDAAAERGAELDYWQAQIPTQVAELPVDRPGAALEKRHEQKITLTLDAERTGQLLQQAPSAYRTQINDLLLTALARTLGRWTGAEGTLVQLEGHGRETLGSDLDLSRSVGWFTSLFPVYLRPATEPGAAIKAIKEQLRAVPDKGLGFGLLRYLGDDASREAMAQLAQPRVTFNYLGQFDRQFDAEALLVPATEKAGQTQDPLAPLANWLVIEGQVYGGQLSLSWGFSREMFETATVQRLVDDYRQELLALIEHCLDPRHGGLTPADVSLARLTQQQLDDLALPSREVQDLYPLSPMQQGMLFHSLYQQDQGDVYVSQLRADVQGLDVAQFQRAWEQVLARHDMLRTGFVWQDDQGQALQVVHRQVTLPFIEYDWRERQDLPAALDALAVEQHRQGFELARPPLLRVVLVRTAEDRWHLLYTSHHILMDGWSNALVLNEVLQACKGQALPPVGAGFSQHIAWLQRQDPALGEAFWRGRLAQLDEPSHLARSVAKGPAQPALGEHGEWLCELDEAQTARLNAFARAHQVTLNSLVQSAWLLLLQRYTGQASVACGVTVSGRPAELADVEQQVGLFINTLPLIVSAPPSQSVSAWVRTVQALNLEMREHEHTPLFDIQRWAGSAGEALFDTLVVFENFPVAKSLEQASEAGLRFSGVSSQERTNYPLTLTVHGGQRLSLNLEYLRADFDEAAVQRLAAYLLALLQRFVEAPEQALGALPLLLEHEQQRMLEDWNPAQASQPAQASVLQRFEQQAAAQPENVALILDQRRMSYAELNLRANRLAHRLIELGVGPDTLVGVAVDRSLEMIVGLLAVLKAGGAYVPLDPQYPRERLQCMIEDSGLRLLLTQQALLEQLPISQDLNLVCLEQDPHWLADYSGQNPAPRAQPGNLAYVMFTSGSTGRPKGVGIDQASLARHVEVVIELFELKAHDRALQFGTFNFDGFVEQLYPALCCGAGVVVRGGELWDSDTFYQQLIEHQISVLDLTTAYWYLLVRDFADRGPRDYGRLRQVHIGGEAMPPEGLNAWRDAGLGHVRLLNTYGPTEATVTATALDCAGYVDGREPLPPVMPIGRVLDGRAIYLLDANLNPVPVGVAGELVIGGPLLARGYFNRPDLTAHRFIPDPFAADGAGRLYRTGDLARYRADGVIEYVGRIDHQVKVRGFRIELGEIEARLLAQASVREALVIAADNQLVAYVVASQPLPEAEQGGLREQLKATLREELPDYMVPAHILFLEHLPLSPNGKLDRSALPKPDASQSLADWVAPVSEREQQVAAIWSEVLGAERVGLNDQFFAMGGHSLLATQMVSRVRHGLGIEVALKTLFEQPVLGDFVRALGTVEASAPAISPVDRDQPLALSYAQERQWFLWQLDPQSAAYHVPSALRLKGRLDVAALQRSFDTLVARHESLRTHLQQDGERTLQVIAAQARIDLTLVEADEARLKTLVEAEITRPFDLRQGPLLRVSLLRLAEDEHVLVLVQHHIVSDGWSMQVMVDELVQLYAAYSQGQALQLPAMPIQYVDYALWQRQWMEAGEKPRQLNYWRQLLGGEQPVLELPFDHQRPALPSHRGARLNVALDATLVSNLKQLAQAQGVTLFMLLLASYQTLLHRYSGQEDIRVGVPIANRNRVETERLIGFFVNTQVLKADIDEQLTVAQLLQQVKQRALEAQAHQDLPFEQLVEALQPERSLSLSPLFQVVFNHHISLTDSQLQRLPQLEMSPVSWDEGAAQFDLTLDIEESGDQLRASLSYATDLFKASTIERMARHWRNLLQAMVADQQQSIGQLNLLDSAEQQQILTLWDRTDSGFSAKRLVHELVADRARENPEAVAVIFGEQQLTFGELERSANRLARALIARGVGPEVRVAIAMPRSAEIMVAFLAVLKAGGVYVPLDVEYPRDRLLYMMQDSRAKLLLTHTAVSQQLPIPDGLDSLAVDRTQDWAGEDGSEPNVALDGDNLAYVIYTSGSTGMPKGVAVSHGPLVAHIIATGERYEMTPADCELHFMSFAFDGSHEGWMHPLINGARVLIRDDSLWLPEHTYAQMHRHGVTVGVFPPVYLQQLAEHAERDGNPPAVRVYCFGGDAVAQSSYDLAWRALRPTYLFNGYGPTETVVTPLLWKAHKGDPCGAAYAPIGELLGNRSGYVLDAQLNLQPIGVAGELYLGGEGVARGYLERPALTAERFVPDPFGAPGGRVYRSGDLTRGRVDGVVDYLGRVDHQVKVRGFRIELGEIEARLREQDSVREAVVVAQDGPTGKQLVGYVVALDPRVAADAASQAAHRETLRRALRARLPDYMVPAHLLFLEQMPLTPNGKLDRKGLPQPDASLMQQTYVAPQSELEQQIAAIWAEILRLPRVGLNDNFFEVGGHSLLAIQITSRVQAELGLEVPLAELFQTESLLAYAQAAAGCRAGSAADFDDLREFLSELEAI, from the coding sequence ATGAATGCTGAAAAGTCCCTGAAACTCGCCAGTCGATTTATCGAGCTGCCGCTGGAAAAGCGGCGGTTGTTCCTCGATGGTCTGCGGGCGGAAAACATCGACTTTTCGTTGTTTCCGATTCCGGCCGGGATCGCCGCCGAGGATCGCCAGGCGCTGTCCTATGCCCAGCGCCGCATGTGGTTCCTCTGGCAGATGGACCCCCACAGCGGCGCCTATAATCTGCCGGGCGCGGTGCGCCTGCGTGGCACCCTGAGCCTGGCGGCCCTGGAGCAGGCGTTCGCCAGCCTGGTGGCGCGCCACGAAACCCTGCGCACGGTGTTCAAGCGCCATGCCGACGAGCGCCTGGAGCAAGTGGCGGTCGAGACCGCGGTGCCCGTGGAGTGGGTGGACCTCAGCGCCTTGGCGCCCGACGCGCGCGAGCAGGCGGTCGCGGACGAGGCGCAGCGCCAGTCGCTGCAGCCCTTCGACCTGGGCAGCGGGCCGCTGCTGCGGGTCAAGCTGCTGAAGCTGGCGGCCGAGGAACATGTGCTGCTGTTGACCTTGCACCACATCGTTTCCGACGGCTGGTCGATGAATGTGCTGATCGACGAGTTCATCCGTTTCTACGACGCCCATGAGCGGCAGGAAGCACCGCAATTGCCGGCCTTGCCGATCCAGTACAGCGACTACGCCCTGTGGCAGCGTCGCTGGCTGGAAGCCGGGGAGCAGGCGCGGCAGCTGGAGTACTGGCAGGCGCAATTGGGCGACGAGCATCCGGTGCTGGAGCTGCCCACCGACCATCCGCGCCCGGCGCTGCCCAGCTACCGCGGCACCCGCTATGACTTCGCCATCGAGCCGGCCCTGGCCGAGCAACTGCGCGCCACCGCCAGGCAGCACAACGTGACCCTGTTCATGCTGTTGCTCGGCGCCTTCAACGTGCTGCTGCATCGCTACACCGGGCAGGGCGACATCCGCATCGGCGTGCCGATCGCCAACCGCAACCGCGCGGAAGTCGAAGGGCTGATCGGTTTCTTCGTCAACACCCAGGTGCTGCGTACCCAGCTGAACGGGCAGACGCCGGTCAGCGAGTTGCTGCAGCAGGTCAAGGAAGCGGCGCTCGGCGCCCAGGTGCATCAGGACCTGCCGTTCGAGCAACTGGTGGAGGCGCTCAAGCTGGAGCGCAGCCTGAGCCATACCCCGCTGTTCCAGGTGATGTACAACCACCAGCCGCAGGTTGCCGACATCAGCGCGGTCAGCACCGCCTCGGGCCTGGAGCTGGGCCTGGTGGAGTGGCAAAGCCGCACCACCCAGTTCGACCTCACCCTGGACACCTTCGAGAAGTCCGGCAAGCTGCAAGCCGCGCTGACCTACGCCAACGACCTGTTCGACGCCGCCACCATCGAGCGCATGGCGCAACACTGGACCCGCCTGTTGCAGGCGATGGTCGCCGATACCGCGCAGCGGGTCGGCGAGCTGCCGATGCTGGCCGCCGTCGAACAGCAGCAACTGCTGCTGGAGTGGAACCAGACCGAAGTCCGCTACCCGGTCGAGCGCTGCCTTCACCAGTTGATCGAAGAGCAGGTGCAACGCACGCCGCAGGCATCGGCCCTGGTGTTCGCCGAACGTGAGCTGAGCTACGCCCAGCTCGACGCCCGCGCCAACCAGCTGGCGCACCTGCTGCGCGAGCAGGGCGTGGGCCCGGATGTGCTGGTGGGCATCTGTGTCGAGCGTTCGATCGAAATGGTGGTCGGCCTGCTGGCGATCCTCAAGGCCGGCGGCGCCTATGTGCCGCTGGACCCGGAATACCCGCTGGACCGCCTGGCCTACATGATCGAAGACAGCGGCATCGCCCTGTTGCTCACGCAAAGCGCGTTGCTGCCGGTGCTGCCGACCGAGGCGGTCAAGGTGATGATCCTCGATCAGGACCAGGACTGGCTGGACGGCTACAGCGAAGCCCCGCTGGCCCCGGCCAGCGGGCCGCTGAACCTGGCCTACGTGATCTACACCTCCGGTTCCACCGGCAAGCCCAAGGGCGCCGGCAACAGCCACGCCGCGCTGGTCAACCGCCTGTGCTGGATGCAGGACGCCTATGGGCTGGATGGCAGCGACGCGGTGCTGCAAAAGACCCCGTTCAGCTTCGACGTGTCGGTCTGGGAGTTCTTCTGGCCGCTGCTGACCGGCGCGCGCCTGGTGGTGGCCGCGCCGGGCGCCCATCGCGAGCCGGCGCTGCTGATCGAGACCATCACCAAACACGGCATCAGCACCCTGCATTTTGTGCCGTCGATGCTCCAGGCGTTCATCCACGAGCCGGGCGTGCAGGCCTGCGCCAGCCTCAAGCGCATTGTCTGCAGCGGCGAAGCCTTGCCCCTGGACGCCCAGCAACAGGTGTTCGCCAAGCTGCCTGCTGCCTGCCTGTACAACCTCTATGGGCCGACGGAAGCGGCCATCGACGTGACCCACTGGACCTGTGTCGACGAGGGCGCTTCCAGCGTGCCGATCGGCCGTCCGATCGCCAACCTACGCACCTATGTGCTGGACGCCGAGCTGTCGCCGGTGCCGGCCGGTGTCGCTGGCGAGCTGTACCTCGGTGGCGCCGGCCTGGCCCGCAGTTACCATCGCCGTCCGGGGCTGACGGCCGAGCGTTTCGTCACCAGCCCGTTCGAGGCCGGCACGCGCCTGTATCGCACCGGCGACCGGGTGCGCCAGCGTGCCGACGGGGTGATCGAATACCTCGGCCGCCTCGATCACCAGGTCAAGTTGCGCGGGCTGCGCATCGAGCTGGGTGAGATCGAGACCCGGCTGATGCAGCACCCGTTGGTGCGCGAAGCCGTGGTGCTGGTGCAGGGCGGCAAGCAGCTGGTGGGTTATCTGGTGCTGGAAGACGCCGCGCCGGCCGCCACCTGGCAGCAGGTACTCAAGGCCTGGCTGCTGGACAGCCTGCCGGAATACATGGTGCCGGCTTACCTGATGCCCCTGGCGAAACTGCCGGTCACCGCCAACGGCAAGCTCGATCGCAAGGCGCTGCCGTTGCCCGAAGCCGCATCGCAGCAAGCCTTCATTGCCCCCGAGGACGCAACGCAGAAAGCCCTGGCGGCGATCTGGTGCGACGTCCTGGGCCTGGAGCAGGTCGGCCTGGAAGACAACTTCTTCGAACTGGGCGGCGATTCGATCATCTCGATCCAGGTGGTCAGCCGCGCCCGTCAGGCCGGCATCCGCCTCAGCCCGCGGGACCTGTTCCAGTACCAGACGGTGCGCAGCCTGGCGCTGGCGGCGGTGTTCGAGAGCCAGGGCGTGATCGATCAGGGCCCAGCCAGCGGCGAGCTGGCGTTGACCCCGGTGCAGCACTGGTTCATGGAGCAACCCGTGCCCCAGCGGCATCACTGGAACCAGTCGTTGTTGCTGCAGGCCCGCCAGCCGCTGGACGGTGAACGCCTGGCCCAGGCGCTGACGCGTCTGGCGGCCCATCACGACGCCTTGCGCCTGCGGGTGCGGCAGACAGAGAGCGGCTGGCAACAGGCCTATGCCGAGGCGGTGGACGAGCTGCTGTGGCAGCGCGACGCGGCCAATGCGGAACAACTGAGCGAGCTCTGCGAAGCCGCGCAACGCAGCCTGGACCTGGAGCAGGGCCCGCTGCTGCGCGGCTTGCTGGTCAACCTGGCCGACGACAGCCAGCGCCTGTTGCTGGTGATCCACCACTGGGCGGTGGACGGCGTGTCCTGGCGCGTGCTGCTGGAGGACCTGCAACAGCTGTACACCCAGCCCGAGCAGGCGCTGGCGCTGCATACCAGTTCTTACCAGGCCTGGTCCGCGCACCTGCAAGACGCCGCTGCCGAGCGCGGCGCCGAACTGGATTACTGGCAGGCGCAGATCCCGACCCAGGTCGCCGAGCTGCCCGTCGATCGCCCAGGCGCCGCCCTGGAAAAACGTCACGAGCAGAAAATCACCCTGACCCTGGATGCCGAGCGCACCGGGCAGTTGCTGCAACAGGCGCCCAGCGCCTACCGCACCCAGATCAACGACCTGCTGCTCACCGCACTGGCCCGCACCCTGGGGCGCTGGACCGGCGCCGAAGGCACGCTGGTGCAACTGGAAGGCCACGGCCGCGAAACCCTGGGCAGCGACCTGGACCTGAGCCGCAGCGTCGGCTGGTTCACCAGCCTGTTTCCGGTTTACCTGCGCCCGGCTACAGAGCCCGGCGCGGCGATCAAGGCGATCAAGGAACAACTGCGCGCGGTACCGGACAAGGGCCTGGGATTCGGCCTGCTGCGTTACCTCGGCGATGACGCCAGCCGTGAGGCCATGGCGCAACTGGCGCAACCGCGCGTCACCTTCAATTACCTGGGGCAGTTCGACCGTCAGTTCGATGCCGAGGCCTTGCTGGTACCGGCGACCGAGAAAGCCGGGCAGACCCAGGACCCCCTGGCGCCACTGGCCAACTGGCTGGTGATCGAAGGGCAGGTCTATGGCGGCCAATTGAGCCTGAGCTGGGGCTTCAGCCGCGAGATGTTCGAGACGGCGACCGTCCAGCGCCTGGTGGACGATTACCGCCAGGAACTGCTGGCGCTGATCGAGCACTGCCTCGACCCGCGCCATGGCGGCCTGACCCCGGCCGATGTCAGCCTGGCGCGCCTGACCCAGCAGCAGCTGGACGATCTGGCGCTGCCGTCCCGCGAGGTGCAGGACCTGTACCCGCTGTCGCCGATGCAGCAGGGCATGCTGTTCCACAGCCTGTACCAACAGGATCAGGGCGACGTCTACGTCAGCCAGTTGCGCGCCGATGTCCAGGGCCTGGACGTGGCGCAGTTCCAGCGCGCCTGGGAACAGGTGCTGGCGCGGCATGACATGCTGCGCACCGGCTTTGTCTGGCAGGACGACCAGGGCCAGGCCCTGCAGGTGGTCCATCGCCAGGTGACGCTGCCTTTCATCGAGTACGACTGGCGCGAACGCCAGGACTTGCCAGCGGCCCTCGATGCCCTGGCGGTCGAGCAGCATCGGCAGGGCTTCGAGCTGGCGCGCCCGCCATTGCTGCGGGTGGTGCTGGTGCGCACCGCCGAGGACCGCTGGCATCTGCTGTACACCAGCCATCACATCCTGATGGACGGCTGGAGCAACGCCCTGGTGCTCAACGAGGTGCTGCAAGCCTGCAAGGGCCAGGCATTGCCGCCGGTAGGGGCGGGCTTTTCCCAGCATATCGCCTGGCTGCAGCGGCAGGACCCGGCACTGGGCGAGGCCTTCTGGCGCGGGCGCCTGGCGCAGCTGGACGAACCTTCGCACCTGGCTCGCAGCGTGGCCAAGGGGCCCGCGCAGCCGGCGCTGGGCGAACACGGCGAGTGGCTCTGCGAGCTGGATGAAGCCCAGACCGCTCGCCTCAACGCCTTTGCCCGTGCCCATCAAGTGACGCTCAACAGCCTGGTGCAATCGGCGTGGCTCCTGCTGCTGCAGCGCTACACCGGCCAGGCCAGCGTGGCCTGCGGGGTCACGGTGTCCGGGCGTCCGGCGGAACTGGCGGACGTCGAGCAACAGGTCGGCCTGTTCATCAACACCTTGCCGCTGATCGTCAGTGCCCCACCTTCCCAGAGCGTCAGTGCCTGGGTGCGGACCGTGCAGGCCCTGAACCTGGAAATGCGCGAACACGAACACACGCCGCTGTTCGATATCCAGCGCTGGGCGGGCTCCGCCGGCGAGGCGCTGTTCGACACCCTGGTGGTGTTCGAGAACTTCCCGGTGGCCAAGAGCCTGGAACAGGCCAGCGAAGCCGGCCTGCGCTTCAGCGGGGTCAGCAGCCAGGAGCGCACCAACTACCCGCTGACCCTCACCGTGCACGGCGGGCAGCGCCTGAGCCTGAACCTGGAATACCTGCGGGCGGACTTCGACGAAGCCGCGGTGCAGCGTCTGGCGGCTTATCTGCTGGCGCTGCTGCAGCGTTTCGTCGAAGCGCCGGAGCAGGCCCTGGGCGCATTGCCGCTGCTGCTGGAACACGAACAGCAGCGCATGCTCGAAGACTGGAACCCGGCCCAGGCCTCGCAGCCGGCCCAGGCCAGCGTTTTGCAGCGCTTCGAACAGCAGGCCGCGGCCCAGCCGGAGAACGTCGCCCTGATCCTCGATCAGCGGCGCATGAGCTACGCCGAACTCAACCTGCGGGCCAACCGCCTGGCCCATCGCCTGATCGAGCTGGGCGTCGGCCCGGACACCCTGGTGGGGGTGGCGGTGGACCGCTCGCTGGAAATGATCGTCGGCCTGCTGGCGGTGCTCAAGGCCGGCGGCGCCTATGTGCCGCTGGACCCGCAATACCCTCGCGAGCGCCTGCAGTGCATGATCGAAGACAGCGGCCTGCGGCTGTTGCTGACCCAGCAGGCGCTGCTGGAGCAGCTGCCGATCAGCCAGGACCTGAACCTGGTGTGCCTGGAGCAGGATCCGCACTGGCTGGCCGACTACAGCGGGCAGAACCCGGCGCCCCGCGCGCAGCCAGGCAACCTGGCCTATGTGATGTTCACCTCCGGTTCCACCGGCCGTCCAAAAGGCGTCGGCATCGACCAGGCCTCCCTGGCGCGGCATGTCGAGGTGGTGATCGAGCTGTTCGAACTCAAGGCCCATGACCGGGCGTTGCAGTTCGGCACCTTCAACTTCGACGGTTTTGTCGAACAGCTGTACCCGGCCCTGTGCTGTGGCGCCGGGGTGGTGGTGCGCGGCGGCGAGCTGTGGGACAGCGACACCTTCTACCAGCAACTGATCGAGCACCAGATCTCGGTGCTCGACCTGACCACCGCCTACTGGTACCTGCTGGTGCGCGACTTCGCCGACCGTGGCCCGCGGGACTACGGGCGCCTGCGCCAGGTGCACATCGGTGGCGAGGCCATGCCGCCGGAAGGCCTGAATGCCTGGCGTGACGCCGGCCTGGGGCATGTGCGCCTGCTCAATACCTATGGCCCCACCGAGGCCACCGTCACCGCCACCGCGCTGGACTGCGCCGGCTACGTCGACGGCCGCGAGCCGTTGCCACCGGTGATGCCGATCGGCCGGGTGCTGGACGGGCGCGCCATCTACCTGCTGGATGCCAACCTCAACCCGGTGCCGGTGGGCGTGGCCGGCGAGCTGGTGATCGGCGGGCCGCTGCTGGCCCGGGGGTACTTCAACCGTCCCGACCTCACTGCGCACCGTTTCATTCCCGATCCCTTTGCCGCCGATGGCGCCGGGCGCCTGTACCGCACCGGCGACCTGGCGCGTTATCGCGCCGACGGGGTGATCGAGTACGTCGGGCGGATCGACCATCAGGTCAAGGTCCGTGGTTTCCGTATCGAGCTGGGGGAAATCGAAGCGCGCCTGCTGGCCCAGGCCAGTGTCCGCGAAGCCCTGGTGATCGCCGCCGACAACCAGTTGGTGGCCTATGTGGTGGCCAGCCAGCCGCTGCCGGAGGCGGAGCAAGGTGGGCTGCGCGAGCAGCTCAAGGCGACCCTGCGCGAGGAGTTGCCGGACTACATGGTGCCGGCGCATATCCTGTTCCTCGAGCATCTGCCGCTGAGCCCCAACGGCAAGCTGGATCGCTCGGCGCTGCCCAAGCCCGATGCCAGCCAGTCCCTGGCCGACTGGGTCGCCCCGGTCAGCGAGCGGGAGCAGCAGGTCGCGGCCATCTGGTCCGAGGTGCTGGGGGCCGAACGAGTCGGCCTCAACGATCAGTTCTTCGCGATGGGCGGGCACTCGCTGCTGGCCACGCAGATGGTTTCCCGGGTGCGTCATGGGCTGGGCATCGAGGTGGCGCTCAAGACCCTGTTCGAGCAGCCGGTGCTGGGTGATTTCGTCCGTGCCCTGGGCACCGTCGAGGCCTCGGCGCCGGCGATCTCGCCGGTGGATCGCGACCAGCCGCTGGCGCTGTCCTATGCCCAGGAACGCCAGTGGTTCCTCTGGCAACTGGACCCGCAGAGCGCGGCCTACCACGTGCCTAGCGCCTTGCGTTTGAAGGGCCGGCTCGATGTGGCCGCCCTGCAACGCAGCTTCGATACCCTGGTGGCCCGCCATGAAAGCCTGCGCACCCATTTGCAGCAGGACGGCGAGCGCACGCTGCAGGTGATCGCTGCCCAGGCGCGGATCGACCTGACTCTGGTCGAGGCCGACGAAGCACGGCTGAAGACGCTGGTGGAGGCCGAAATCACCCGGCCTTTCGATCTGCGCCAGGGCCCGTTGCTGCGCGTCAGCCTGTTGCGCCTGGCCGAGGACGAGCATGTGCTGGTGCTGGTCCAGCACCACATCGTCTCCGACGGCTGGTCGATGCAAGTGATGGTCGATGAACTGGTGCAGCTGTACGCCGCCTACAGCCAGGGCCAGGCGCTGCAACTGCCGGCCATGCCGATCCAGTACGTCGACTATGCGCTGTGGCAGCGCCAGTGGATGGAAGCCGGGGAGAAGCCGCGTCAGCTGAATTACTGGCGCCAGCTGCTGGGCGGCGAACAGCCGGTGCTCGAACTGCCGTTCGACCATCAGCGCCCGGCGCTGCCGAGCCATCGTGGCGCGCGTCTGAATGTAGCGCTGGACGCCACCCTGGTGAGCAACCTCAAGCAGCTGGCCCAGGCCCAGGGCGTGACCCTGTTCATGCTCCTGTTGGCGTCCTACCAGACCCTGCTGCACCGCTACAGCGGCCAGGAGGACATCCGCGTCGGCGTGCCGATCGCCAACCGCAACCGGGTGGAGACCGAGCGTCTGATCGGCTTCTTCGTCAATACCCAGGTACTCAAGGCCGATATCGACGAGCAACTGACGGTTGCCCAGCTGTTGCAGCAGGTAAAGCAGCGGGCCCTGGAAGCCCAGGCCCATCAGGACCTGCCGTTCGAGCAACTGGTCGAGGCCTTGCAGCCCGAGCGCAGCCTGAGCCTGAGCCCGTTGTTCCAGGTGGTGTTCAACCATCACATCAGCCTGACCGACAGCCAGCTGCAGCGCCTGCCGCAACTGGAGATGAGCCCGGTGAGCTGGGATGAAGGGGCGGCGCAGTTCGACCTGACCCTGGATATCGAAGAGTCCGGGGATCAGCTGCGCGCGTCCCTGAGCTATGCCACCGACCTGTTCAAGGCTTCGACCATCGAGCGCATGGCGCGGCACTGGCGGAACCTGTTGCAGGCCATGGTCGCCGATCAGCAGCAGAGCATTGGCCAGTTGAACCTGCTCGACAGCGCCGAGCAACAGCAGATCCTGACCCTGTGGGACCGCACGGATTCCGGCTTCTCGGCCAAGCGCCTGGTGCATGAATTGGTGGCCGACCGCGCCCGGGAAAATCCCGAGGCGGTGGCGGTGATCTTTGGCGAGCAGCAACTGACTTTCGGCGAGCTGGAACGCAGCGCCAACCGCCTGGCCCGGGCCCTGATCGCCCGTGGCGTCGGCCCGGAAGTACGGGTGGCGATCGCCATGCCGCGCAGTGCCGAGATCATGGTGGCCTTCCTGGCGGTGTTGAAAGCTGGCGGCGTGTATGTGCCGCTGGACGTGGAATATCCGCGTGACCGCCTGCTGTACATGATGCAGGACAGCCGCGCCAAGCTGCTGCTGACCCACACCGCGGTGTCGCAGCAGCTGCCAATCCCGGACGGGCTGGACAGCCTGGCGGTGGACCGCACCCAGGACTGGGCAGGGGAGGACGGCAGCGAGCCGAACGTGGCGCTGGACGGCGACAACCTGGCCTACGTGATCTACACCTCCGGCTCCACCGGCATGCCGAAAGGCGTGGCCGTATCCCACGGTCCGTTGGTGGCGCATATCATCGCCACCGGCGAACGGTATGAAATGACCCCGGCGGATTGCGAGCTGCACTTCATGTCCTTCGCTTTCGACGGTTCCCACGAAGGCTGGATGCACCCGCTGATCAATGGTGCCCGGGTGCTGATCCGCGACGACAGCCTGTGGCTGCCGGAACACACCTATGCGCAGATGCATCGCCATGGCGTCACCGTCGGCGTGTTCCCGCCGGTGTACCTGCAACAACTGGCCGAGCATGCCGAGCGCGACGGCAACCCGCCGGCGGTACGGGTGTACTGCTTCGGTGGCGACGCGGTGGCGCAGTCCAGCTACGACCTGGCCTGGCGTGCGCTGCGTCCGACCTATCTGTTCAACGGTTATGGCCCGACCGAAACCGTGGTCACCCCACTGCTGTGGAAAGCGCACAAGGGCGATCCATGCGGCGCGGCCTATGCACCGATTGGTGAGCTGCTGGGCAACCGCAGCGGCTACGTGCTGGACGCGCAATTGAACCTGCAACCGATTGGTGTGGCCGGTGAGTTGTACCTTGGCGGCGAAGGCGTGGCCCGTGGTTACCTGGAACGTCCGGCACTGACCGCCGAACGTTTTGTCCCGGATCCCTTCGGCGCGCCGGGCGGTCGCGTGTATCGCAGCGGCGACCTGACCCGTGGCCGTGTGGATGGCGTGGTGGATTACCTGGGGCGGGTCGACCATCAGGTGAAAGTCCGTGGTTTCCGTATCGAGCTGGGCGAGATCGAAGCCCGCCTGCGCGAGCAGGACTCGGTGCGCGAAGCGGTGGTGGTGGCCCAGGACGGACCGACCGGCAAGCAGCTGGTGGGTTACGTGGTGGCGCTGGACCCGAGGGTGGCCGCCGATGCAGCCAGCCAGGCGGCGCATCGCGAGACCCTGCGTCGCGCCCTGCGGGCCCGCCTGCCGGATTACATGGTGCCGGCGCACCTGTTATTCCTCGAACAGATGCCGCTGACCCCCAACGGCAAGCTGGACCGCAAAGGGCTGCCGCAGCCGGACGCGAGCCTGATGCAACAAACCTACGTAGCCCCGCAGAGCGAGCTGGAGCAGCAGATCGCGGCCATCTGGGCCGAGATCCTG